DNA sequence from the Candidatus Neomarinimicrobiota bacterium genome:
AATTTTTTCCCAGGTTCCTACCTGAGAATAGGCGGCAGTGCATGAGAGAAGCAGGAATATCAGTCTAATTGAGGTTTGCATATTTTTACGATTATGCCTCTTAATGAATTGGTTTGAATCCGGTTTTATTACCACACATACGGGATTTATACAATCTAAATGCCCTCACGTTCCCATCTTTATGGTTGAAGGCTTGGACGAGTTGTAGGCTGGGCTCCCAGAGCTCCAATGAGTAATCCATTATCACCTCCATGCAAGCATGGCGAGGTCGGAGCTAAGTAGTGGTTCGTACCAAAATCAGGGTCGCTATATATATTCTGAGACTCCGTCGAGGCAGATTGATCACTTGCAGTTGCAGGATAGATGCAGTTCCATTTAAATAAGTTCTCCTGCCTTAACATTTGACGATCAGGTATGCCAGTATGGTAAAATATGTTATGATCCACAGCATGGAGTGATCTTTTGGCAGCTTGAATGCCACCTATGTTGTTGGCAAAAGTATTACTTTGCAGTTGAATGTCACCCGAAGAAGCACGCGATTTCAGAACCCCTCCAGTTTTTGTAATCACATTCTGTCGCATGAGTATAGATTGTATATGAGGTCCTGCTAATTCCACAGAATAGCCATCTATCAGTTTAAACTGATTTGAGAGGATGCTCGCCTCGGCATAATTTCCAAGACGTATGCCCCTCCTGGAATTGCTCACTGAAGAAAAGGACAGGTTCAAAGATACTGAAGCTTCAGCGTTGAGGCTCAGCTCATTATCCCTGAAATGACATTGTGTAATTTTGGCCTGACTCCCTTCTCCAAGGTCCAATCCAATGCCATTGTGTGTAGAAGTGACCTTTTCCAATATCCCACTGCTATTCAGCAATTTCAGACCGATTTCTCTGCTTGAATCAATTACACTCGATTCTATCCGCAAAGATACTTCGTTTAGCAGCGCCCCATTCCTATTGTTGTGAATTCTGGCTCCAGAAATGAGCAATTCATCTGCGGAAAATATCTCAAAACCTGTATCAAGATTAGCAAGCCATTGATCTCCTGTGCTGGTCATGGAACCAATTTCCGAGAAGTAGGCCCCACTCTCATTTGAAACCCACACATTATCATTCATTTTAAGTTTAGGAACGGATTGGATATCGCTCCCAAGGATATTTGACTCAACCCGATTGGAATCGAGGTCAACAAAGAGAATCTCCTTTATCACCACTCCTGAGCTGTTTCCCTTGACTAGGTTCTGGGAGGCATATACTTGATCACCTCCATTAATATTCATACCATTCATACGGTTTGAGCTGAGCAGACTATGATCTATCCCCAAACTGTCAAAATTACTTACCAACAGCCCTTGCCCATTGTTAACAAGACTGATTTGCTGGAGATCAATCAATTTAAATGAGGTTATGGTCAGGCCAGTAAGTGGATTTGCCTGGAAGGATGCATTATTGATCCATACCTCTTCTCCTTGGGTGAACTGGAGGCCTTCCCCCCCATTGTGACCCACTCGTATGCCAGCTATCCTGCTTCGATGCGTCTCTGTGATGACGCCACCACTCTCCCCGTTCCCAATAAATTCTGAATTGATGAGTCGCAGCGTATCCACAGAATTCAACTGCATCCCATTTACAAGATTACCCAAGGCGGAGTAATTCAGAATGCCACATATCTTCGCATCACTCAAACTCAAGCCATGTCGACCATTTTCCCGGGACTCAACCTGACTTATCAGAACATAGTCACATCCGCTGATGGCGATCCCATCCTGGAAGGAATCAATAATCCGCACTGAATCCAGCCAGACTTCAGCAACCGAATTTATTTCCAGTGCAGATCCCATGGTATTACGAAGAATGGACTTATGTAGCTCGAAAAGATCACCTCCACTTGCATAAACGGCAGTTTTTCCGATCTGTTCAAAAAAGCTGTCAAATATCTTCACTTGACCCCCACGCATGTGGATGGCACCTGCACTCTGAGCAGAGAAATTTACATTTCTCAATTCCAGAATTGCACCTGAGTCAACTTCGATGGCCCAGAAGTCGCTTGGTTTAAAATCGCAATTTTCGAGGATGAGAGATCCGGAACTCACTCGAATAAGTGCAGTGTCCCCCCCAGTCCCCTGGAAATTGAAATCAGATATATAGACTTGTGCATCCTGATCCACCTGAAAACAACCGCGATCATCACCTGACCAGAGTGGTCTTAATTCATGCCTTCCCTGAATGCGAATACTACGCGGAATATCCCTGAATGAAGTCACGTCAGAACCTGAGTATTTGACAATATCTGGAGGCACACCCAGGGTATCAAGTGCATCCAGCGTGGAGAGCTGGATAGGATAATTTATCAGATTTTTCATGCGTATACCCTGGCTGCAGGCAACCAGCAATAGCAGATTCAGCAGTACGAAGCTATTTCCGATGATTTTTTTTAGACTCTGGGTTGGTATGTGAATGTTCTTCATGAATTAAGTCGGATA
Encoded proteins:
- a CDS encoding right-handed parallel beta-helix repeat-containing protein, whose translation is MKNLINYPIQLSTLDALDTLGVPPDIVKYSGSDVTSFRDIPRSIRIQGRHELRPLWSGDDRGCFQVDQDAQVYISDFNFQGTGGDTALIRVSSGSLILENCDFKPSDFWAIEVDSGAILELRNVNFSAQSAGAIHMRGGQVKIFDSFFEQIGKTAVYASGGDLFELHKSILRNTMGSALEINSVAEVWLDSVRIIDSFQDGIAISGCDYVLISQVESRENGRHGLSLSDAKICGILNYSALGNLVNGMQLNSVDTLRLINSEFIGNGESGGVITETHRSRIAGIRVGHNGGEGLQFTQGEEVWINNASFQANPLTGLTITSFKLIDLQQISLVNNGQGLLVSNFDSLGIDHSLLSSNRMNGMNINGGDQVYASQNLVKGNSSGVVIKEILFVDLDSNRVESNILGSDIQSVPKLKMNDNVWVSNESGAYFSEIGSMTSTGDQWLANLDTGFEIFSADELLISGARIHNNRNGALLNEVSLRIESSVIDSSREIGLKLLNSSGILEKVTSTHNGIGLDLGEGSQAKITQCHFRDNELSLNAEASVSLNLSFSSVSNSRRGIRLGNYAEASILSNQFKLIDGYSVELAGPHIQSILMRQNVITKTGGVLKSRASSGDIQLQSNTFANNIGGIQAAKRSLHAVDHNIFYHTGIPDRQMLRQENLFKWNCIYPATASDQSASTESQNIYSDPDFGTNHYLAPTSPCLHGGDNGLLIGALGAQPTTRPSLQP